The genomic interval AGGGTTCAGGACTGGCGCTGCAACTGCTGCAGCTGCCGGGTCAGTTCCGCCACCTGCTGTTCCAGTTCAGTGATGCGCTGACATTGCACGTCAGGCAGGCGGCCGTGCTCCAGATCGGGGCGTCGCTCTTCCGTCGCCGGTTGCTGTCGCTCCTGGGTGACTACCCGACCAGGAATGCCAACCACAGTGGCATTTTCCGGCACCTCTTTGACCACGACGGAATTCGAGCCGATCTTGCTGCCATCCCCTACCGTGAACGGACCAAGAATTTTGGCGCCAGAGCCGACAACAATATTGTTGCCCAGCGTTGGATGGCGTTTTTCCTTGGCCCAGGAGGTGCCACCAAGGGTGACACCATGATACAGGGTGCAATTGTCGCCGATCTCAGCCGTTTCGCCGATGACCACGCCCATGCCATGATCGATGAAAAAACCACGCCCGATGCGGGCGCCGGGGTGAATTTCGATGCCGGTGACGAAGCGACTGAACTGTGACACACAGCGGGCAATGAAATAAAACCGTCTCTGCCACAGCCCGTGCGCCAGGCGATGCAGTTGCAAGGCATGAAAGCCGGGATAACAGACCAGGACCTCTAGTACCGAACGCGCGGCGGGATCACGTTCGAACACCACCTGGATATCTTCCTTCAGCAGGCGAAACACGGCAGGCTCTCCTTGACAGGCAACAGGATGAACAACAGCAGCCACCAACCACACCATTGCGATCAGCGACTGCTTGATAGCATTTTCCGAGAAAATCTGTCAACAAA from Desulfuromonas thiophila carries:
- the cysE gene encoding serine O-acetyltransferase, with translation MVWLVAAVVHPVACQGEPAVFRLLKEDIQVVFERDPAARSVLEVLVCYPGFHALQLHRLAHGLWQRRFYFIARCVSQFSRFVTGIEIHPGARIGRGFFIDHGMGVVIGETAEIGDNCTLYHGVTLGGTSWAKEKRHPTLGNNIVVGSGAKILGPFTVGDGSKIGSNSVVVKEVPENATVVGIPGRVVTQERQQPATEERRPDLEHGRLPDVQCQRITELEQQVAELTRQLQQLQRQS